In Rheinheimera sp. MM224, one DNA window encodes the following:
- a CDS encoding AbiJ-NTD4 domain-containing protein — MNDYFSDRENGARPRTQQIVSPTVWSGVTALVQGLIHNGSLGFKFSERCPDGSAICGCDTKLLEAAVTAEMPGLAWPLETTRQIQGDDFFTRDEPFAPDTLLILDFIEFVHKNVAKPIPIKYHEYFSHHHLSFDQYEGQFEFRECVNRIFSRNGLGFELLETGRIIRLLPLVLGEELKRLTFNSGDKTLDNMLEESRIKFSEPNPLIRREALERLWDAWERLKSLAYPADKKQSVQIILNATASDPFMRSRLEAEAKELNSIGNSHLIRHSEINQTAVVDVDHVEYLFHRLFSMIHLMLKKK; from the coding sequence ATGAACGACTATTTCAGTGACAGAGAAAATGGCGCCAGACCGCGTACTCAACAGATAGTATCACCGACAGTATGGAGTGGCGTGACAGCTCTAGTTCAAGGGTTGATTCATAACGGTTCGTTAGGATTCAAATTTTCTGAGCGTTGTCCTGATGGTTCAGCAATATGCGGGTGTGACACTAAGTTATTGGAAGCGGCAGTTACCGCAGAAATGCCTGGTTTAGCTTGGCCGCTTGAAACTACACGTCAAATACAAGGCGATGATTTCTTTACGCGTGACGAGCCTTTTGCTCCAGACACATTGCTAATATTAGATTTCATAGAGTTTGTTCATAAAAACGTGGCTAAACCGATACCTATCAAATATCACGAATACTTCAGTCACCATCACCTAAGTTTTGATCAGTATGAAGGACAATTCGAGTTTAGAGAGTGTGTGAACCGAATTTTTTCTAGAAATGGTTTAGGATTTGAGCTACTCGAAACAGGTAGAATTATTAGACTTCTACCTTTGGTTTTGGGAGAGGAGCTTAAAAGGCTAACTTTCAATTCTGGTGATAAAACGCTCGATAATATGCTGGAGGAAAGCAGGATAAAGTTTTCTGAACCCAATCCACTAATTCGTAGAGAAGCACTTGAACGGCTATGGGATGCTTGGGAACGATTAAAATCTTTAGCATATCCTGCAGATAAGAAGCAGTCTGTTCAGATAATATTGAATGCAACAGCATCTGATCCATTCATGCGCTCTAGACTAGAAGCTGAGGCAAAGGAGTTGAATTCAATTGGAAATAGTCACCTCATTCGTCACTCTGAAATAAATCAGACCGCTGTAGTTGACGTAGATCATGTGGAATATCTTTTCCATAGATTATTTTCAATGATTCATTTGATGCTCAAGAAAAAATGA
- a CDS encoding DNA polymerase III subunit chi, translated as MPQVSFYLLPEQAAEAESQLASEPAFFHVAAKLCADLYQAGQRVFVFCQNQADAELLDEVLWRFDPERFVPHNLAGEGPARGAPVEISWLPPSNARPVLINLSATVPPFSQRFQQIIEFVPAEEQLKVQARERFKFYRQSGLTPQTVQL; from the coding sequence GTGCCTCAAGTCAGTTTTTATCTGCTGCCGGAACAGGCAGCAGAAGCTGAATCACAGCTGGCGTCAGAGCCAGCTTTTTTTCATGTAGCCGCAAAACTTTGCGCCGATTTGTATCAGGCCGGACAGCGGGTTTTTGTGTTCTGCCAAAATCAGGCGGACGCCGAACTGCTGGATGAGGTATTATGGCGCTTTGATCCAGAGCGATTTGTACCACACAATCTGGCGGGCGAAGGCCCTGCAAGAGGCGCTCCGGTAGAAATCAGCTGGCTGCCTCCAAGCAACGCGAGGCCGGTTTTAATTAACCTGTCGGCAACAGTGCCGCCTTTTAGTCAGCGTTTTCAACAAATTATCGAATTTGTTCCAGCCGAAGAACAGCTTAAGGTTCAGGCGCGGGAACGATTTAAATTTTATCGCCAGTCGGGGTTAACCCCGCAAACAGTGCAGCTCTGA
- the lptF gene encoding LPS export ABC transporter permease LptF — protein sequence MIVFRYLIGEVFKSQLAVFLILITIIMSQRFVKILADASDGDIPGQLVLTILSLKLPQLAVVIIPLSAFLGVLIAYGRIYADSEMTVLHATGISEWYVTRLTLTLSVVVALAAGFVTLYLSPWSIEREYQILEQAEADSGLTSLIPGRFQQTSNEKAVVFVHEISRDGGQLERVFLAQTPAEAGGQTSIVYAESGNVKEDASGAQMLELNSGRRYAGDTSTPAYEVVEFGKYQIQIREQQVEQKRRKLSSLPTSELRKQTGPEAAAEWHWRIAIPLSIPILMLIAVPLSKVNPRQGKFGRLLPALALYLLYYILLIASRSAIEDGKIPEQLGMWWIHALGLSFGIILLVKHRTLGQKFKALITGRASHV from the coding sequence TTGATTGTTTTTCGTTATCTGATTGGTGAAGTGTTTAAATCCCAATTGGCGGTCTTCCTGATCCTGATCACTATTATCATGAGCCAACGCTTTGTGAAAATTTTGGCTGACGCTTCAGATGGTGATATTCCGGGTCAGTTAGTACTGACCATCTTGTCATTAAAACTGCCGCAACTCGCCGTAGTTATTATTCCGCTAAGTGCTTTTTTGGGCGTATTAATAGCCTATGGCCGAATTTATGCCGACAGCGAAATGACGGTGTTACACGCCACCGGCATCAGCGAATGGTATGTCACCCGCTTAACCTTAACTTTATCCGTGGTTGTGGCTTTGGCCGCAGGTTTTGTCACTTTGTATTTAAGCCCCTGGTCTATTGAACGTGAATACCAGATTTTAGAGCAGGCCGAAGCCGACTCTGGCCTCACCAGCTTAATTCCAGGGCGATTCCAGCAAACCTCCAATGAAAAGGCTGTGGTTTTTGTGCATGAAATCAGCCGCGATGGCGGGCAGCTGGAAAGAGTATTTCTGGCGCAAACTCCGGCAGAAGCAGGCGGGCAAACCTCTATCGTTTATGCCGAATCAGGCAATGTAAAAGAAGACGCCAGCGGCGCCCAGATGCTGGAATTGAACAGCGGCCGTCGTTATGCAGGCGATACCAGTACTCCGGCTTATGAAGTGGTGGAGTTCGGTAAATACCAAATTCAAATTCGTGAACAGCAGGTAGAACAAAAACGCCGTAAGTTATCCAGTTTGCCGACGTCCGAACTGCGCAAACAAACAGGGCCAGAAGCCGCAGCTGAGTGGCACTGGCGTATCGCTATACCGCTGTCTATTCCTATTCTGATGTTAATTGCTGTGCCGCTGAGTAAAGTGAATCCACGTCAGGGTAAATTTGGTCGCTTATTGCCAGCTTTGGCTTTGTATTTGTTGTATTACATTCTGCTGATTGCCAGCCGTTCTGCCATTGAAGACGGCAAAATTCCTGAGCAATTAGGCATGTGGTGGATCCACGCTTTGGGCTTAAGCTTTGGCATTATCTTATTGGTGAAGCACCGCACTCTGGGTCAGAAATTCAAAGCATTAATCACAGGGCGCGCTTCTCATGTTTAA
- a CDS encoding DUF4113 domain-containing protein: protein MCACTCRKLIEQLWKDNYRCAIAGVMLSDFYQHGIQQQELFTAQDCIKGNSALMSILDQINEQHPNSLYLASTGTSQNWSVVRNVISSLYSGSLKRVW, encoded by the coding sequence GTGTGTGCGTGTACTTGTCGCAAACTAATCGAGCAACTCTGGAAAGACAACTATCGCTGCGCCATAGCGGGTGTGATGCTGTCAGATTTCTATCAGCATGGTATTCAGCAGCAAGAGTTGTTCACCGCACAAGATTGCATCAAAGGAAATTCAGCGTTAATGTCTATCCTGGACCAAATTAATGAACAGCATCCCAATAGCTTGTATTTAGCCAGTACAGGCACTTCGCAGAACTGGAGTGTAGTGCGAAATGTTATCAGCAGCCTATATTCTGGTAGTCTGAAAAGGGTATGGTAA
- the pepA gene encoding leucyl aminopeptidase: MEFSVKSGSPEKQRSACIVVGVYEPRRLSAVAEQLDKISEGYISNLLRRGDLEGKPGQMLLLHHVPNVLSERVLLVGCGKERELDERQYRQIIAKTISTLNETGSMEAVCFLSELHVKGRDTYWKVRHAVETTQDCLYVFDKLKSRKDETRRPLRKIVFNVPTRRDLTIGEKAVEHGLAVAAGIKVCKDVSNMPPNICTPAYLADQAVALAQHDKVSVEVLGIAEMTALGMHSYVAVGRGSENEAKMAVIKYNGAMDNSAPVVLVGKGLTFDTGGISIKPSDAMDEMKYDMCGAASVLGTMHAVVSLGLPINMVAVLAGAENMPDGRAYRPGDILTTMSGQTVEVLNTDAEGRLVLCDALTYVERFDPDVVIDVATLTGACVIALGKHASGLLSNHNPLAHEILNASDQSGDRAWRLPLWDDYQDQLESPFADFSNLGGRAAGTITAACFLSRFTRKYNWAHLDIAGTAWRSGGKDKGATGRPVAMLTQFLINRVGTDIEG, from the coding sequence ATGGAGTTCAGCGTAAAAAGCGGTAGTCCGGAAAAACAACGAAGTGCATGTATCGTTGTCGGCGTTTATGAGCCGCGCCGCTTATCAGCGGTTGCCGAACAGCTGGATAAAATCAGCGAAGGCTACATCAGCAATTTATTACGCCGGGGCGATTTAGAAGGCAAACCCGGTCAGATGTTGTTATTGCACCATGTACCAAACGTACTGAGTGAACGAGTACTGTTGGTGGGCTGTGGTAAAGAGCGTGAGTTGGACGAACGTCAGTACCGCCAAATCATTGCCAAAACTATCAGCACCCTGAATGAAACCGGCTCAATGGAAGCTGTGTGTTTCTTATCTGAGCTGCATGTCAAAGGCCGTGACACCTACTGGAAAGTGCGTCATGCGGTGGAAACCACCCAGGATTGCTTATACGTATTCGACAAACTAAAAAGCCGCAAAGACGAAACCCGTCGCCCGCTGCGTAAAATTGTCTTTAACGTACCAACCCGTCGCGATTTAACCATAGGCGAAAAAGCCGTTGAACATGGTTTAGCTGTTGCTGCTGGTATCAAGGTGTGTAAAGACGTATCGAATATGCCGCCAAACATCTGTACTCCGGCTTATCTGGCCGATCAGGCCGTGGCGTTAGCACAACACGACAAAGTATCGGTGGAAGTGCTGGGCATTGCTGAAATGACAGCTTTGGGTATGCATTCGTACGTAGCTGTTGGCCGTGGCTCAGAAAACGAAGCCAAAATGGCGGTGATTAAATACAACGGCGCTATGGATAACAGCGCGCCTGTGGTGCTGGTCGGCAAAGGTTTAACCTTTGATACCGGCGGTATCAGCATCAAGCCAAGCGATGCGATGGACGAAATGAAATACGACATGTGTGGCGCAGCTTCAGTGCTGGGTACTATGCATGCTGTGGTTAGCTTAGGTTTGCCTATTAATATGGTGGCTGTGCTGGCTGGCGCTGAAAACATGCCGGATGGTCGCGCTTATCGCCCAGGTGATATCTTAACCACTATGTCAGGTCAGACGGTTGAAGTGTTAAACACTGACGCTGAAGGCCGTTTAGTGCTGTGTGACGCTTTAACTTATGTCGAGCGTTTTGACCCGGACGTGGTGATTGACGTAGCGACCTTAACAGGCGCTTGTGTCATTGCATTAGGTAAACACGCTTCAGGTTTATTAAGTAACCATAACCCGCTGGCGCATGAAATTTTAAATGCCTCGGATCAAAGTGGTGACAGAGCCTGGCGTTTACCTTTGTGGGATGACTATCAGGATCAGCTGGAAAGCCCGTTTGCGGATTTCAGTAATTTAGGTGGCCGTGCCGCCGGTACTATTACCGCAGCATGTTTCCTGTCGCGCTTTACCCGTAAATACAACTGGGCGCATTTGGATATTGCCGGAACTGCATGGCGCAGTGGAGGTAAAGACAAAGGTGCAACAGGCCGTCCTGTGGCTATGTTGACCCAGTTTTTAATTAACCGTGTCGGAACCGACATCGAGGGATAA
- a CDS encoding RDD family protein — MYHESPKAGLFRRLAAIVYDVLILAALWMLAMGLALLLVTILDKLGVVSLAAYQDQADFIQKHSIWFQLYSLLVFLWFYLYFWVKAGQTLGMRAWRILLIQPDGSPVTLKQALLRLVVSLLGLGNFWLWIRWDQGLALQDQITDTIVVKLSKEESKELNLHRKAG; from the coding sequence ATGTATCACGAATCTCCAAAGGCGGGTTTGTTCCGCCGTTTAGCTGCCATTGTTTATGACGTGCTGATTTTAGCGGCGCTCTGGATGCTGGCTATGGGTCTGGCGTTGTTGCTAGTGACTATTCTAGATAAGCTGGGGGTGGTTTCGCTGGCGGCTTATCAGGATCAGGCTGATTTTATTCAGAAACATTCGATTTGGTTTCAGCTGTATTCGCTGTTGGTGTTTTTATGGTTTTACCTGTACTTCTGGGTCAAAGCCGGTCAAACCCTTGGCATGCGTGCCTGGCGTATCTTGTTGATACAACCCGATGGCTCGCCTGTGACGCTGAAACAAGCGCTGCTGCGTTTAGTGGTGTCTTTGTTAGGCTTGGGTAACTTCTGGTTGTGGATACGCTGGGATCAGGGTTTGGCACTGCAGGATCAAATCACCGACACCATAGTCGTGAAGCTGAGCAAAGAAGAAAGCAAAGAGTTGAATTTACATCGTAAAGCTGGTTAA
- the lptG gene encoding LPS export ABC transporter permease LptG, whose amino-acid sequence MFKILDLYIGRTILTTVLMTVTVLMILSGMFRFIDQLRLVGRGDYDMLSAGLFTLFSVPGDLILFFPMAALIGGLVGLGMLASNSELVVMQAAGLSRLNIISSVMKTSLLMMLIVMLVAEFGAPVAEKTARELRTKAISGGDLISARQGVWAKDGDHFINIKQVDDFGNLTDLTIYEFDTDLKLQAIVSAKTAVFISNAWRLTDVSRLHFRDDRVEKHQWQEQRWRSTLTPDKLGVVSIKPELLSLKGLTDYIDYLDSNQQDSSKFELAFWRKATQPLTIIAMLLVALSFIFGPLRSVTMAARILMGILTGFAFYMSDQVFGPVALVYQLPPVFGAILPSVLFIGLATYLLQKK is encoded by the coding sequence ATGTTTAAGATCCTCGACCTGTATATAGGCCGCACCATATTAACCACAGTGCTGATGACAGTGACTGTGCTGATGATTTTATCCGGCATGTTCAGGTTTATCGACCAGCTGCGTTTAGTGGGGCGGGGCGACTACGATATGTTATCCGCAGGTTTGTTTACCTTATTCAGCGTGCCTGGCGACTTAATTCTGTTTTTCCCTATGGCGGCTTTAATTGGCGGTTTAGTCGGGCTTGGTATGTTGGCCAGCAACAGCGAACTGGTGGTGATGCAGGCGGCGGGTTTATCGCGGCTTAATATCATCAGTTCTGTGATGAAAACCTCATTGCTGATGATGCTTATAGTGATGCTGGTGGCTGAATTTGGTGCACCAGTAGCCGAAAAAACTGCCCGTGAACTGCGTACCAAAGCTATTTCAGGCGGCGATTTAATTTCAGCACGGCAGGGCGTATGGGCCAAAGACGGTGATCACTTTATTAATATTAAACAGGTCGATGACTTTGGTAATTTAACCGATTTAACCATTTATGAGTTTGATACCGACTTAAAACTTCAGGCCATTGTCAGCGCCAAAACCGCAGTCTTTATCAGCAATGCCTGGCGTTTAACAGATGTCAGCCGCTTGCATTTCCGTGACGATAGAGTAGAGAAACACCAGTGGCAGGAACAGCGCTGGCGCTCAACTTTAACGCCGGATAAATTAGGTGTGGTGTCTATTAAACCTGAGTTGTTATCGCTGAAAGGCCTAACCGACTACATCGATTATCTGGACAGTAATCAGCAAGACAGCAGCAAGTTTGAACTGGCATTCTGGCGCAAGGCCACTCAGCCTTTAACCATTATTGCTATGTTGCTGGTGGCATTGTCTTTTATCTTTGGACCACTGCGCAGCGTCACTATGGCGGCCCGCATTCTGATGGGTATTCTGACTGGTTTTGCGTTTTATATGAGTGACCAGGTATTTGGCCCTGTGGCTTTGGTGTACCAGCTACCGCCTGTCTTTGGCGCAATCTTGCCGTCGGTCTTGTTTATCGGGCTGGCGACGTATTTATTGCAGAAGAAATAG